The following coding sequences lie in one Anomalospiza imberbis isolate Cuckoo-Finch-1a 21T00152 chromosome 17, ASM3175350v1, whole genome shotgun sequence genomic window:
- the PRELID3B gene encoding PRELI domain containing protein 3B produces MKIWTSEHVFDHPWETVMTAAMRKYPNPMNPSVVGVDVLDRHVDPSGKLHSHRLLSTEWGIPSIVKSLIGTCRTRTYVQEHSVVDPVKKTMELKSCNISFTNLVSVDERLVYKPHPHEPHKTILTQEAIISVKGVSLSSYLEGLMANTISSNAKKGREALEWVIKRLNAEIEEFAASARGTMRNSMAAAAFVEK; encoded by the exons ATGAAGATCTGGACCTCGGAGCACGTGTTCGA TCACCCCTGGGAAACTGTGATGACAGCGGCCATGAGGAAATACCCCAACCCCATGAACCCCAGCGTGGTGGGAGTCGATGTCCTGGACAGACACGTGGATCCCAGCGGGAAGCTGCACAGCCACAGGCTCCTGAGCACCGAGTGGGGAATCCCGTCCATTGTGAAATCG CTCATCGGCACCTGCAGGACAAGGACCTATGTGCAGGAGCACTCTGTCGTTGACCCTGTGAAAAAAACAATGGAGCTTAAATCCTGTAAT ATTTCATTTACAAACCTCGTGTCAGTAGATGAGAGGCTTGTCTATAAACCACACCCTCATGAACCACACAA AACCATTCTGACACAAGAAGCAATAATATCTGTAAAAGGGGTCAGTCTCAGCAGTTACCTTGAAGGGCTAATGGCAAACACAATTTCTTCCAATGCTAAAAAA GGCCGGGAAGCATTGGAATGGGTAATTAAAAGACTGAATGCTGAAATTGAAGAGTTTGCAGCTTCGGCAAGAGGAACCATGAGGAATtcaatggcagcagcagcatttgtaGAGAAATGA
- the ATP5F1E gene encoding ATP synthase subunit epsilon, mitochondrial codes for MVAYWRQAGLSYIRYSQICAQAVRAAMKPQYKAEAERAAVATVKTVKPKKE; via the exons ATGGTGGCGTATTGGCGACAGGCCGGGCTCAG CTACATCCGCTACTCGCAGATCTGCGCCCAGGCTGTGCGGGCCGCCATGAAGCCGCAGTACAAAGCGGAGGCGGAGAGGGCAGCGGTGGCCACGGTGAAAACGGTGAAACCCAAAAAGGAGTGA
- the TUBB1 gene encoding tubulin beta-1 chain gives MREIVHLQIGQCGNQIGSKFWEVLGEEHGIDITGNYRGDSPLQLERINVYFNEAYSHKYVPRSILVDLEPGTMDSVRSSRIGPLFRPDNFIHGNSGAGNNWAKGHYTEGAELIENVMDVVRNECESCDCLQGFQLIHSLGGGTGSGMGTLLINKIREEYPDRIMNTFSVVPSPKVSDTVVEPYNAILSIHQLIENTDETFCIDNEALYDICFRTLKLTNPTYGDLNHLVSLTMSGVTTSLRFPGQLNADLRKLAVNMVPFPRLHFFMPGFAPLTARGSQQYRALTVPELTQQMFDARNMMAACDPRRGRYLTVACIFRGRMSTREVDEQLLSIQTKNSSYFVEWIPNNVKVAVCDIPPRGLKMAATFIGNNTAIQELFIRVSEQFSAMFRRKAFLHWYTGEGMDEMEFSEAEGNTNDLVSEYQQYQDATADVEEFEEVEVEAEAKPEKEAE, from the exons TTCTGGGAGGTGCTTGGTGAGGAGCATGGGATTGACATCACTGGGAACTACCGTGGGGACTCACCACTGCAGCTGGAGCGAATTAACGTGTACTTCAATGAGGCTTATT CCCATAAATACGTGCCCCGTTCCATCCTGGTGGACCTGGAGCCTGGGACGATGGATAGTGTCCGGTCCAGCAGAATCGGGCCCCTCTTTCGACCTGACAACTTTATCCATG GTAATTCAGGTGCTGGCAACAACTGGGCCAAGGGCCATTACACAGAAGGTGCTGAACTGATTGAAAACGTCATGGATGTGGTCAGGAACGAGTGTGAGAGCTGTGACTGCCTTCAGGGGTTCCAGCTCATCCATTCTCTTGGTGGTGGCACGGGCTCAGGCATGGGGACGCTCCTCATCAACAAGATCAGAGAGGAATATCCCGACAGGATCATGAACACCTTCAGCGTTGTGCCCTCGCCCAAGGTGTCCGACACGGTGGTGGAGCCGTACAACGCCATCCTCTCCATCCACCAGCTGATAGAGAACACAGATGAAACCTTTTGCATTGACAACGAAGCTCTGTATGATATTTGCTTCAGGACATTAAAGCTCACCAATCCCACCTATGGGGACCTCAACCACTTGGTGTCCCTAACGATGAGCGGCGTCACCACCTCGCTGCGTTTCCCCGGCCAGCTGAACGCGGATCTACGGAAGCTGGCGGTGAACATGGTGCCCTTTCCTCGCCTGCACTTCTTCATGCCCGGCTTTGCCCCGCTGACAGCTCGGGGCAGCCAGCAGTACCGCGCCCTGACGGTGCCAGAGCTCACCCAGCAGATGTTCGATGCCCGGAACATGATGGCAGCCTGCGACCCCCGCCGCGGGCGCTACCTCACCGTCGCCTGCATCTTCAGGGGCAGAATGTCCACCAGGGAAGTGGACGAGCAGCTGCTGTCTATCCAGACCAAGAACAGCTCCTACTTTGTGGAGTGGATCCCTAACAACGTCAAAGTGGCCGTGTGTGACATCCCGCCGCGAGGGCTGAAGATGGCAGCCACGTTTATTGGCAATAACACGGCCATCCAGGAGCTCTTCATCAGGGTGTCCGAACAGTTCTCGGCCATGTTCAGAAGGAAAGCCTTTCTCCACTGGTACACGGGGGAAGGCATGGATGAGATGGAGTTTTCTGAAGCAGAAGGTAACACCAATGACCTCGTGTCCGAGTATCAACAGTACCAGGACGCCACTGCAGATGTGGAGGAATTTGAAGAGGTAGAAGTGGAAGCAGAAGCAAAGCCAGAAAAGGAAGCAGAGTAA